Proteins encoded by one window of Salarias fasciatus chromosome 1, fSalaFa1.1, whole genome shotgun sequence:
- the LOC115401982 gene encoding uncharacterized protein LOC115401982, whose translation MWSLVQVWSLVQMWSLVQVWSLVQVWSLVQMWCLVQMWSLVQVWSLVQVWSLVQMWSLVQVWSLVQMWSLVQVWSLVQVWSLVQVWSLVQMWSLVQVWSLVQVWSLAQMWSLVQVWSLVQMWSLVQVWSLVQMWSLVQVWSLVQMWSGPGPDVESGPDVESGPDVESGPGVESGPGVESGPDVESGPGVESGPGVESGPDVVWTWSRCGIWSRCGIWSRCGVWSRCGVWSRCGVWSRCGVWSRCGVWSRCGVWSRCRIWSRCGVWSRCGLDLVQMWNLVQMWNLVQVWSLAQMWSLVQMWNLVQMWNLVQVWSLVQVWSLVQVWSLVQMWSLVQMWCLVQMWSGPGPDVSINLTFPFVATQTIMKPFSPHVTCFHSWLFSLFLESGLRLGETGPGLQVLLAPARTWSGSSVTGLIRFSQAHQQCFAPQLIRWSPIDPGDLVVTC comes from the exons atgtggagtctGGTCCAG GTGTGGAGTctggtccagatgtggagtctGGTCCAGGTGTGGAGTCTGGTCCAGGTGTGGAGTCTGGTCCAGATGTGGTGTctggtccagatgtggagtctGGTCCAGGTGTGGAGTCTGGTCCAGGTGTGGAGTctggtccagatgtggagtctGGTCCAGGTGTGGAGTctggtccagatgtggagtctGGTCCAGGTGTGGAGTCTGGTCCAGGTGTGGAGTCTGGTCCAGGTGTGGAGTctggtccagatgtggagtctGGTCCAGGTGTGGAGTCTGGTCCAGGTGTGGAGTCTGGCCCAGATGTGGAGTCTGGTCCAGGTGTGGAGTctggtccagatgtggagtctGGTCCAGGTGTGGAGTctggtccagatgtggagtctGGTCCAGGTGTGGAGTCTGGTCCAGATGtggtctggacctggtccagatgtggagtctggtccagatgtggagtctggtccagatgtggagtctGGTCCAGGTGTGGAGTCTGGTCCAGGTGTGGAGTCTGGTCCAGATGTAGAATCTGGTCCAGGTGTAGAATCTGGTCCAGGTGTGGAGTCTGGTCCAGATGtggtctggacctggtccagatgTGGAATCTGGTCCAGATGTGGAATCTGGTCCAGGTGTGGAGTCTGGTCCAGGTGTGGAGTCTGGTCCAGGTGTGGAGTCTGGTCCAGATGTGGTGTCTGGTCCAGATGTGGTGTctggtccagatgtggagtctGGTCCAGGTGTAGAATCTGGTCCAGGTGTGGAGTCTGGTCCAGATGtggtctggacctggtccagatgTGGAATCTGGTCCAGATGTGGAATCTGGTCCAGGTGTGGAGTCTGGCCCAGATGTGGAGTCTGGTCCAGATGTGGAATCTGGTCCAGATGTGGAATCTGGTCCAGGTGTGGAGTCTGGTCCAGGTGTGGAGTCTGGTCCAGGTGTGGAGTctggtccagatgtggagtctggtccagatgtggtgtctggtccagatgtggtctggacctggtccagatgTGAGTATAAACTTGACGTTTCCTTTCGTCGCTACTCAGACGATCATGAAACCTTTTTCTCCACACGTCACTTGTTTCCATTCATGGTTATTTTCGCTATTTTTGGAATCTGGACTCAGACTGGGTGAAACTGGACCAggtctccaggtcctcctggctCCGGCTCGGACCTGGTCTGGATCATCTGTGACTGGATTGATCAGATTCTCTCAGGCTCATCAGCAATGTTTTGCTCCTCAGTTGATCCGGTGGTCTCCTATTGATCCTGGTGATCTGGTGGTCACATGTTGA